The following is a genomic window from Methanolinea sp..
CTAGACGAGTCCATGCTCCCCGAGGACCTGCATTGCCGCCTGCGCGGCCGTCGTGACGGCCGTGATTGCCTCGCTCAGCTTGAGGGAGGCTGCGCCGAAATTCTCGCTCTCGACCGTGCTGATCGACTCGGAGAGGAGATTGATGGCCTTCCTGAACTCCTGGTTTTCTGTTCCCCTCCACGCGAACTCGAGTTCCGAGCGCACCGCCTCGAGGAGGAGAATGAGCATCCTCTTGCCCCCCGCCCTCTCATTCGCGGGAAATCCGGCGAGGGAGATCGCGAGCTGGGAACATATGATGAGCTCGCTCTTTGCCCTCTCTGCGAACTGGAAATTCCTGATCGCGGCCTTCAGATCCATACTCTCAATTCCGTGCCTGGATACATGATACTTCTGCAGGAACACAGGGCAACCCTCCCTGGACGAGGAACGTGTCCTTCCGGGTTGGAAATCACGCAGAAAAGGAGAGCTGCCGCGGTCCCGGGGAACGCGTGGAAAAAATATTCAGCGGGAGGATTTCTGCTTCGTGCCGAGCACCGATGACTTTGACCTGCGCATGTACTTGCGGACCATCGGGTTTCCAACGGGCCCTGATTCTGCCGACCGTCCGCGGCCGCCCCTCGATCCCCGGCCACCGGAGCGACCCTTGAATCCACCGTGCCCCTCGCCCGATGCCTCGTTGAGCTTCTGCAGGGATGCCCCCGCCTTGAATCTCTGGTTCGGTCCTGGTTTCTTGTACTCGGCCTCTGACCGGGGCACGAGCCTTATCTGGCCCTTAACACCCTTCACCTGGGCCCATTGCACAGATCCCGTCTTTCCCATATCCTAGCTCCCTATCTTTTGTATCCCCGTACATTTTAATACTTCCCGCAATCATGCCTCCGCGGCAAGTCAATTCCCGAGTGCCCTCCGGATCTCCCCCCGCAGGATCTCGGAGACCTTCTTCCCGTCGGCTTTCCCGCCGACCTCCTTCATCATGGGTCCCATGAGCGGACCGAGAGCAGATTCCCCCCTCTCGCGGACGAACGCGATCCTCTCCCTGACCACGCGTTCCGCGATCGCCCTGAGATCCTCGTCCGAGACGGTCCCTCCCAGTGACGAGAGGACGGACTCGGTATCCGCTCCCCTGCAGATCGACCGGAGGGCCTCGGGGATTGCCTCCTTCGAGATCTTCCCCTCCGCGACGGCAGAGAGTACCCGGAGGACAGGGGGAACCGCGCGGGAACCTCCCCCACCCTGTACATCGAGGACTCGGGACGTATCCAGCCCCTCGCGCGAGAGTTCCTTCACTGTCGCAAGGAGCGTCCTTGCCGCGAGGTTGGGGGCGATCCCGCTCCTCACTGCCTCCTCGAAGAGGGGGAGGTGCTCGGAATACGCGATCTGCTTCGCGAGGGCCCGGTCCAGCTCGAGCTCGTTTGCGAACCTCGCGGCGCGCTGCTCGAGGAGCTCGGGGACCTCTATCGAGTCCCAGAGTTCCTCCGTGACCCGGACGGGGAGGACGTCTGTCTCGGGGTACATGCGTGCCGCGCCGGGGAGTGGGCGCATGTACGAGGTGTTCCCGTCCGGCTCCATCTTCCGGGTCTCCTCGGGCACGCCCTCGAGCGCGATCCTCGCCCTCCGGACGACCTGCCGGCAGGCGCACTCGGCCCTCGCGGCATCCGCGGCGACGATGACCACGCAGTCCTGCGCGCCTGCGCCCACCGCCTCCCTGAGTGCCGCGACCTCCTCTGCCGCGATGCCATAGGCGGGGAGCTCGTCGGTGTGGAAGATCCCGCCGACACCGCACTTCTTCGCGTAATCTGAGAGTTCGCTGCCGAGCCTCCTCCCCGGCTGGATCTCCTCCCCGACGAGTCCGGAAAACCCCCTCAGGAGAACGGCGAGGATGCACGGTGCCTTCTTCAGGATGGAAGACTTCGTCCCCTTGAAGACCGCCGTGACGTCCCTTGGGTCAGGGTCGACCTCTGCCCCCCTCTCCCGGAGGCGGTCCCTGATGGAGAGGAGTCTTTTCTGCCGCGCGACCTCCCTCTCCACGACCTCGGGTATCATCTCGAGCTCCTGCACACCCTTTATCTCCACGCGTGCACCGCCCGGGATGGAGATATTGATGTCCTGCCTGATCGTCCCAAGGCCCCTCTTGACCTTCCCCGTGGAGCGCAGCAGCATCCCGAGGTACCGGGCGACCTCGTAGAC
Proteins encoded in this region:
- the gatE gene encoding Glu-tRNA(Gln) amidotransferase subunit GatE codes for the protein MVGDEPPLTAGIEIHQQLNTREKLFCHCPTVLRPFDQRSGEFHRYLRATESELGEVDRAAEEEMKNLRRFCYYAYDTTCLVEEDEEPPAPMNMEALSVCLQIAKMCGMTPVPQVHTMRKLVIDGSNTTGFQRTALVAVDGTIPGGVRIETICLEEEAAQRVSDDTFSLDRLGIPLVEITTAPCMHTPREVYEVARYLGMLLRSTGKVKRGLGTIRQDINISIPGGARVEIKGVQELEMIPEVVEREVARQKRLLSIRDRLRERGAEVDPDPRDVTAVFKGTKSSILKKAPCILAVLLRGFSGLVGEEIQPGRRLGSELSDYAKKCGVGGIFHTDELPAYGIAAEEVAALREAVGAGAQDCVVIVAADAARAECACRQVVRRARIALEGVPEETRKMEPDGNTSYMRPLPGAARMYPETDVLPVRVTEELWDSIEVPELLEQRAARFANELELDRALAKQIAYSEHLPLFEEAVRSGIAPNLAARTLLATVKELSREGLDTSRVLDVQGGGGSRAVPPVLRVLSAVAEGKISKEAIPEALRSICRGADTESVLSSLGGTVSDEDLRAIAERVVRERIAFVRERGESALGPLMGPMMKEVGGKADGKKVSEILRGEIRRALGN
- a CDS encoding DUF5350 domain-containing protein, which gives rise to MGKTGSVQWAQVKGVKGQIRLVPRSEAEYKKPGPNQRFKAGASLQKLNEASGEGHGGFKGRSGGRGSRGGRGRSAESGPVGNPMVRKYMRRSKSSVLGTKQKSSR